The following are encoded in a window of Prevotella melaninogenica genomic DNA:
- the rsmH gene encoding 16S rRNA (cytosine(1402)-N(4))-methyltransferase RsmH — protein sequence MIKTAECYHIPVLLNESIEGLNLHANGVYVDVTFGGGGHSREILSRLTEDSHLYSFDQDADAEQNTDNMGLSAEQVYRFTFVRSNFRYLKNWMRYYGVEYIDGLLADLGVSSHHFDDETRGFSFRFEAPLDMRMNKRAGITAANILNDYDEERLADILYLYGELKQSRRIASAIVKAREQKTYKTTNDLLTTIEPFFQRAREKKDMAKMFQALRIEVNHEMDALKEMLMAATELLRPGGRLSVITYHSLEDRMVKNIMKSGNIEGKVKQDFFGRIETPFRLVNNKVITASNDEQERNPRSRSAKLRIAEKKANE from the coding sequence ATGATTAAGACTGCAGAATGTTATCATATCCCAGTACTCCTCAACGAAAGCATTGAAGGATTGAACCTACATGCCAACGGAGTCTACGTGGATGTAACTTTCGGAGGCGGAGGTCATAGCCGAGAGATTCTTTCTCGCTTAACAGAGGACAGTCATCTTTACAGCTTCGACCAAGATGCTGACGCCGAGCAGAATACTGACAACATGGGCTTAAGTGCGGAACAGGTATACCGCTTCACCTTTGTTCGCTCCAACTTCAGATACCTAAAGAACTGGATGCGGTATTATGGCGTAGAATACATAGATGGACTACTTGCCGACCTTGGTGTTAGCAGCCATCACTTTGATGATGAGACACGTGGGTTCTCATTCCGCTTCGAAGCTCCACTCGACATGAGAATGAACAAACGAGCAGGAATAACAGCTGCCAATATTCTCAACGACTACGATGAAGAACGATTGGCAGACATACTCTACCTCTACGGAGAACTGAAGCAGTCGCGCCGCATCGCCTCAGCCATTGTTAAGGCAAGAGAACAGAAAACATATAAAACAACGAACGACTTACTGACAACCATCGAACCTTTCTTTCAGCGGGCACGCGAAAAGAAAGACATGGCAAAAATGTTTCAAGCCCTTCGCATCGAAGTAAACCACGAGATGGATGCCTTGAAGGAAATGCTTATGGCAGCAACTGAACTGCTTCGCCCTGGCGGTAGACTATCGGTTATTACCTACCACTCCTTAGAGGATAGAATGGTAAAGAACATTATGAAGTCAGGAAATATAGAGGGTAAAGTGAAACAAGACTTCTTCGGACGAATAGAAACGCCATTCCGATTAGTCAATAACAAAGTTATCACTGCAAGTAACGACGAACAAGAACGCAACCCACGAAGCCGAAGTGCAAAACTAAGAATAGCAGAAAAGAAAGCAAATGAATGA
- the mraZ gene encoding division/cell wall cluster transcriptional repressor MraZ yields MRFLGNIEAKTDAKGRAFLPAVFRKVLNASGEESLVLRKDIFEPCLVLYPESVWNERMDALRKRLSRWSRRDQMIYRQYVTDVEMITLDGNGRFLIPKRYLKMANIDQQIRFTGMDDCIEIWANGENNEPFMSAEEFSKAMEETMGMEGAISLDTPSQNND; encoded by the coding sequence ATGAGATTCTTAGGCAATATCGAAGCAAAAACAGACGCAAAAGGAAGAGCCTTCCTGCCTGCAGTCTTCCGCAAGGTGCTCAACGCATCAGGCGAGGAATCGTTGGTATTGCGCAAAGATATCTTCGAGCCATGCTTAGTTCTCTACCCCGAGTCTGTTTGGAACGAACGAATGGACGCACTCCGCAAGCGTTTGAGTCGCTGGAGCCGTCGCGACCAGATGATTTATCGCCAGTATGTCACAGATGTTGAGATGATTACATTGGACGGGAACGGTCGTTTCCTCATCCCAAAACGATATCTAAAAATGGCGAATATCGACCAGCAGATTAGGTTTACAGGAATGGACGATTGCATTGAAATCTGGGCGAACGGTGAAAATAACGAGCCATTCATGTCGGCTGAAGAATTCAGCAAGGCCATGGAAGAAACCATGGGCATGGAAGGAGCCATCTCGCTTGATACCCCTTCACAAAACAACGATTAG
- a CDS encoding UDP-N-acetylmuramoyl-L-alanyl-D-glutamate--2,6-diaminopimelate ligase has product MKLSELLKDVKVIANQGNIDVEIKGVNIDSRKIENGHLFIAMKGTQVDGHKFISKAIELGAVAILLEDMPEELNEKVTYVQVASTEEEAGKVATMFYGEPSRKLKLVGVTGTNGKTTIATLLYRMFREFGHKVGLLSTVCNYINDEEVPASHTTPDPIELNCLLAKMVEAGCEYAFMECSSHAIHQHRIGGLEFVGGIFTNLTRDHLDYHKTFENYRNAKKMFFDGLPKTAFAITNADDKNGMIMVQNTKATVKTYSIKRMADFRAKILECHFEGMYLEVDGKEVGVQFIGKFNVSNLLAVYGAAIMLGKKPEDVLIAMSTLKSVNGRLEPIQSPEGYTAVVDYAHTPDALENVLSAIHDVLDGKGGHVITVCGAGGHRDKGKRPLMAQEAVKQSDTVILTSDNPRDEEPQAIIDDMLAGLDTTQRKKVLTITDRKEAIRTAAMMAQKGDVILVAGKGHENYQEINGVKHHFDDHEVIREIFGIK; this is encoded by the coding sequence ATGAAGTTAAGCGAATTACTCAAAGACGTTAAGGTTATTGCTAATCAAGGCAATATTGACGTTGAGATTAAAGGAGTGAACATTGATAGTCGTAAGATAGAGAACGGCCACTTGTTCATCGCAATGAAAGGAACACAGGTAGACGGACATAAATTCATTAGCAAAGCTATTGAGTTAGGAGCCGTAGCAATCCTACTTGAAGATATGCCTGAGGAACTGAATGAAAAGGTAACATACGTTCAGGTAGCATCAACTGAAGAAGAAGCAGGAAAGGTTGCCACAATGTTCTATGGAGAACCATCACGCAAACTGAAGTTGGTTGGTGTAACTGGAACGAACGGTAAGACAACCATTGCCACCTTATTATATAGAATGTTCCGTGAATTCGGTCATAAGGTAGGCTTACTCTCTACCGTATGTAACTATATTAATGATGAGGAAGTTCCTGCAAGTCACACTACTCCAGACCCAATAGAACTTAACTGTCTACTTGCGAAGATGGTTGAGGCAGGCTGCGAATATGCGTTCATGGAGTGTTCCAGCCATGCTATCCATCAGCATCGTATAGGTGGTTTAGAGTTTGTAGGAGGCATCTTCACCAACCTTACACGTGACCACCTCGACTACCATAAGACTTTCGAGAACTATCGCAATGCCAAGAAGATGTTCTTCGACGGATTACCTAAGACCGCTTTTGCCATTACCAATGCCGATGACAAGAACGGAATGATTATGGTTCAGAACACAAAGGCAACAGTCAAGACCTATTCTATCAAACGAATGGCAGACTTCCGTGCAAAGATTCTTGAATGCCACTTTGAAGGTATGTACCTTGAAGTTGACGGCAAAGAGGTTGGCGTACAGTTCATTGGCAAGTTCAATGTGAGCAATCTGCTTGCAGTATATGGTGCTGCCATCATGTTAGGTAAGAAGCCAGAAGACGTCCTAATAGCAATGAGCACACTCAAGAGTGTTAACGGACGATTAGAGCCAATTCAATCACCAGAAGGCTACACTGCTGTTGTTGACTATGCCCATACACCAGACGCATTGGAGAATGTCCTCAGTGCTATTCACGATGTACTTGATGGTAAGGGCGGACATGTCATTACTGTCTGCGGTGCAGGCGGACATCGTGACAAGGGAAAGCGTCCATTAATGGCTCAAGAGGCTGTTAAACAAAGTGACACTGTCATCCTTACAAGTGACAATCCACGCGACGAAGAGCCACAGGCTATTATCGATGATATGCTTGCAGGACTTGACACTACACAGCGCAAGAAGGTTCTCACGATTACAGATCGTAAGGAAGCAATTCGCACTGCAGCCATGATGGCACAGAAAGGTGACGTTATTCTTGTTGCAGGTAAGGGACATGAGAACTACCAAGAGATAAATGGTGTGAAGCATCATTTCGATGACCACGAGGTTATCCGTGAAATCTTCGGTATCAAGTAA
- a CDS encoding penicillin-binding protein produces MSKFDNSKVMPRYSVIAIIMSLVAVAVIGKTIYTMTAGRTYWLEVAASQKKDSVTVKPTRGNILSCNGQLMASSLPEFKVYMDFNALKAAGNDTAFVDSINYISKGLNNIFPEKSAAYFKKYLMEGYHKESKHWAIWNERIDYNTFKEIQSLPIFHLSKYKSGFHWDEFNARRRPFGSLAQRTIGDMFGAKDTARCGLELSYDSILRGTNGIIHRRKVRNKFLDITDTPPIDGADIITTIDVSMQDLAERALLDELKDPNVNGNVGVAIVMEVATGDVKAIVNLDKCSDGEYREVKNHAVSDLLEPGSVFKTASIMTILDDGLVDTMYTVQTGPGVWNMYGRDMKDHNWTRGGYGTLTLPWTLKYSSNIGVSRIIDMHYHNNPEKFVQGIYDLGLATDFHVPIVGYSPARIRMPHKNSRGQYDNWSATALPWMSIGYETQIPPISTLTFYNAIANGGKLMQPRFVKQIVKNGEVIYNNPPKVLKERIAKESTIKNITRILTEVVSEGLGKKAGSDKFLVAGKTGTAQMSKGALGYKTGGTNYLLSFAGFFPADKPRYSCIVCIQKTGLPASGGGMSGVVFHHIAEGIMAQSLKLNVTDAHDASSVTIPTAKTGNLLATDYVLNSLGFQITNGWNGAYPFGNPIWGTTTIKGKSLTFQKEQTPKANIVPDVHGMGARDAVYLMEKHGIKVILTGRGRVIKQSVAPGEKVKKGMKCELRMG; encoded by the coding sequence ATGAGTAAGTTTGATAATAGCAAAGTAATGCCCCGCTACAGCGTTATAGCGATCATCATGTCGCTTGTAGCTGTAGCTGTTATTGGTAAGACAATCTACACCATGACTGCAGGTAGAACCTACTGGCTGGAAGTTGCTGCTTCTCAAAAGAAAGACAGCGTCACAGTAAAGCCTACCAGAGGTAATATCCTAAGCTGTAATGGGCAACTTATGGCAAGTTCATTACCTGAATTTAAGGTTTACATGGACTTCAACGCACTCAAAGCAGCTGGAAACGATACAGCGTTCGTCGATAGCATCAACTATATCAGCAAGGGATTGAATAACATCTTCCCAGAGAAATCAGCAGCCTACTTCAAGAAGTACCTCATGGAAGGCTACCACAAGGAGAGTAAGCATTGGGCAATATGGAACGAGCGCATAGACTATAACACGTTTAAAGAGATACAGAGTCTCCCTATTTTCCACCTTTCTAAATATAAGAGTGGATTCCACTGGGATGAGTTCAATGCACGTCGTCGTCCGTTTGGCTCACTTGCTCAACGAACGATAGGTGATATGTTCGGTGCAAAAGATACAGCTCGCTGTGGATTAGAGCTTTCATACGACTCTATTCTGCGTGGTACAAATGGTATCATCCACCGTCGTAAGGTTCGTAACAAGTTCCTTGATATCACAGACACACCACCTATTGATGGTGCCGACATCATAACTACCATTGACGTCAGTATGCAAGACTTAGCAGAGCGTGCCTTATTAGACGAGCTGAAAGACCCTAACGTAAATGGTAACGTAGGTGTTGCTATTGTAATGGAAGTCGCAACTGGTGACGTGAAGGCTATTGTCAACTTAGATAAATGTAGTGATGGCGAATATAGAGAGGTTAAAAATCATGCCGTAAGTGACTTGCTTGAGCCTGGCTCTGTCTTTAAGACAGCCTCTATTATGACCATCCTTGACGATGGGCTCGTTGATACTATGTACACTGTTCAGACTGGACCAGGTGTATGGAATATGTACGGACGAGACATGAAGGACCACAACTGGACACGTGGAGGATATGGAACACTGACGTTGCCATGGACTTTGAAATACAGTTCAAACATCGGTGTCAGTCGTATCATCGACATGCACTACCACAACAACCCAGAGAAATTCGTTCAAGGTATCTACGACTTAGGTCTTGCAACCGATTTCCATGTCCCTATTGTAGGCTATTCACCAGCACGAATCCGCATGCCACATAAGAATAGTCGTGGTCAGTATGACAACTGGAGTGCCACTGCACTGCCATGGATGAGTATTGGTTACGAGACACAGATACCACCAATATCGACTCTTACCTTCTATAATGCGATTGCCAATGGTGGTAAGCTAATGCAGCCACGATTTGTAAAACAGATTGTAAAAAATGGCGAAGTCATCTATAACAATCCGCCAAAGGTATTAAAAGAGCGTATTGCAAAGGAAAGTACCATCAAGAATATTACACGCATTCTGACGGAAGTTGTCTCTGAAGGCTTGGGTAAGAAGGCTGGCTCTGACAAATTCCTCGTTGCAGGTAAGACTGGTACTGCCCAGATGTCAAAGGGAGCCTTGGGTTATAAGACTGGTGGAACAAACTATCTCCTCAGCTTTGCAGGCTTCTTCCCTGCCGACAAACCACGTTACAGTTGTATTGTCTGCATACAGAAGACAGGCCTTCCAGCATCCGGAGGTGGCATGAGTGGTGTTGTATTCCACCACATTGCGGAAGGCATTATGGCACAAAGTCTGAAGCTGAATGTTACTGATGCACACGATGCTTCATCTGTAACAATCCCTACAGCAAAGACAGGCAACCTGCTTGCAACAGACTATGTGCTGAATTCTCTCGGTTTCCAAATAACGAATGGTTGGAACGGTGCTTACCCATTTGGTAATCCTATATGGGGAACAACCACCATAAAAGGAAAGTCATTGACCTTCCAAAAGGAGCAAACACCTAAAGCCAACATAGTCCCTGACGTCCATGGCATGGGTGCTCGCGACGCTGTTTACTTGATGGAGAAACATGGTATTAAAGTAATACTTACTGGTAGAGGTCGTGTTATTAAACAAAGCGTTGCACCAGGCGAGAAGGTTAAGAAGGGCATGAAATGTGAATTAAGAATGGGATAA
- a CDS encoding glycerol acyltransferase, translating into MGAEIEKTIDIDKILRDKMGAKAKFVPSFAVNWLKRILHEDEVNQFLWDSRGLSGTEWLTECVRYLDMTLQIEGLENLPDKDDGKLYTFVSNHPLGGQDGVALGSIIGKHYDGRFRYLVNDLLLNLPGLKPVSIGINKTGKQSRDFPRMVEAGFKSDNHILMFPAGLNSRKINGKIHDLEWKKTFVTKSVEYQRDVVPIFFGGRNSDRFYRIAHFSDKYVKKVNIAMLFLVDEMYKNVGKTFRVAIGKPIPWQTFDKSRTPMEWAKYVEDMVYEL; encoded by the coding sequence ATGGGTGCAGAAATAGAGAAGACGATAGACATAGACAAGATTCTAAGAGATAAGATGGGGGCGAAGGCTAAATTCGTTCCTTCTTTTGCTGTCAATTGGCTAAAAAGAATCCTTCATGAAGATGAGGTTAATCAGTTTCTATGGGATAGTCGTGGTTTGTCAGGGACAGAATGGCTCACGGAGTGTGTTCGATATCTTGACATGACGCTGCAAATCGAAGGTTTAGAGAATCTTCCAGATAAGGATGATGGTAAACTTTATACCTTTGTGTCAAATCATCCCCTTGGTGGACAGGATGGTGTAGCATTGGGATCGATTATCGGTAAGCACTATGATGGCAGATTTCGCTATCTGGTTAATGACTTATTACTCAATCTTCCGGGCTTAAAACCAGTAAGTATTGGCATCAATAAAACTGGAAAACAGAGTCGAGATTTCCCTCGCATGGTTGAGGCTGGCTTTAAAAGTGATAATCATATTTTGATGTTCCCTGCTGGACTGAATAGTCGTAAGATTAATGGGAAGATTCATGACTTAGAGTGGAAGAAGACATTTGTCACCAAGAGTGTGGAGTATCAGCGTGATGTAGTTCCCATCTTCTTTGGCGGACGTAATTCTGATCGATTCTATCGTATTGCACATTTCAGTGATAAATACGTCAAGAAGGTGAACATAGCTATGTTGTTTCTTGTTGATGAGATGTACAAAAATGTGGGTAAAACGTTCCGTGTTGCGATAGGAAAGCCAATCCCTTGGCAGACGTTTGATAAGAGTCGCACACCGATGGAATGGGCGAAATATGTTGAAGACATGGTTTATGAACTCTAA
- a CDS encoding glutamine synthetase III, which yields MANLRFGAVEEAFKKRPLEVKTPTERPEQFYGKYVFNRARMYKYLPVDVYQKLIDVIDNGSRLDRSIADAVAQGMKKWAEEHGATHYTHWFQPLTEGTAEKHDAFVEHDGKGGMIEEFSGKLLVQQEPDASSFPNGGIRNTFEARGYSAWDPTSPVFIIEDTLCIPTIFISYTGEALDYKAPLLKSLHAVNVAATKVCQYFYQDVKQVHTNLGWEQEYFLVDEDLYFARPDLMLTGRTLMGHDSAKNQQMDDHYFGTIPERVQAFMKDLEIQALELGIPCKTRHNEVAPGQFELAPIFEECNLAVDHNMLLMSLMKKVAHKHSFRVLLHEKPFDGVNGSGKHNNWSLNTDTGILLHAAGKTLNDNLRFVVFIVETLMAVYKHNGLLKASVMSATNDHRLGANEAPPAIISSFLGKQISDLLEHIEKADKENIFSLTGKTGLQMDIPEIPELLIDNTDRNRTSPFAFTGNRFEFRAVGSEANCASAMIVLNTAVAEALERFSERVDTLVAKGEDLTSAIIDIIREDIKTCKPIHFDGNGYSDSWKEEAKKRGLDCESSCPKCFDRYLDEDSIKMFESMNVMKRNELEARNEVKWETYTKKIQIEARVMGDLAMNHIIPVATHYQSQLAKNVQNMVNIFGDVEGKQLSERNIKIIREIAERTNIIETGVEELVNARKQANKIESQREKAIAYHDTIAPKMEAIRYQIDKLELVVSDELWTLPKYRELLFIR from the coding sequence ATGGCAAATTTAAGATTTGGAGCTGTTGAAGAAGCATTCAAAAAACGCCCCTTAGAAGTCAAGACACCTACAGAACGTCCAGAACAGTTCTATGGTAAGTACGTCTTTAATCGTGCAAGAATGTACAAGTATCTCCCTGTTGATGTGTACCAAAAGCTGATAGACGTCATTGACAATGGTTCACGATTAGACCGTTCCATCGCAGATGCAGTAGCGCAAGGCATGAAGAAATGGGCAGAGGAACATGGAGCAACTCACTACACCCACTGGTTCCAACCGCTAACAGAAGGTACAGCAGAGAAACACGATGCCTTTGTCGAGCATGATGGCAAAGGAGGAATGATTGAAGAATTCTCAGGAAAACTACTCGTTCAACAGGAACCTGACGCCAGTTCTTTCCCTAATGGAGGAATCCGCAATACCTTTGAAGCACGTGGCTATTCAGCCTGGGACCCAACCAGTCCTGTATTCATCATCGAAGACACACTTTGTATTCCTACAATATTTATATCTTATACAGGAGAAGCACTCGACTACAAAGCACCATTATTAAAATCACTCCATGCTGTTAATGTTGCAGCAACTAAGGTTTGCCAATACTTTTATCAAGACGTAAAGCAGGTTCACACTAACCTTGGATGGGAACAAGAATACTTCCTTGTAGATGAAGACTTGTACTTTGCTCGCCCTGACCTTATGCTTACAGGACGTACGCTGATGGGGCATGACTCTGCAAAGAACCAGCAAATGGACGACCATTACTTCGGTACAATCCCTGAGCGTGTACAAGCTTTCATGAAGGATCTTGAGATACAAGCACTCGAATTAGGTATTCCTTGTAAGACACGTCACAATGAGGTTGCCCCCGGTCAGTTTGAGTTGGCTCCTATCTTTGAGGAATGTAACCTTGCTGTAGACCATAATATGCTACTGATGTCACTCATGAAGAAGGTTGCACACAAGCATAGTTTCCGCGTTCTTCTACATGAGAAGCCTTTCGATGGAGTCAATGGTTCTGGTAAGCATAACAACTGGAGCTTAAACACTGACACTGGTATTCTCCTCCATGCAGCAGGTAAGACACTTAACGATAACCTTCGTTTCGTAGTCTTCATCGTAGAAACCTTGATGGCTGTCTATAAGCACAATGGTCTTCTGAAAGCATCAGTAATGAGTGCAACCAACGATCATCGTCTTGGAGCTAACGAAGCACCACCTGCTATTATTTCCTCATTCCTCGGAAAACAGATTAGTGATCTCCTTGAGCATATAGAAAAGGCTGACAAGGAGAACATCTTTAGCCTTACTGGAAAGACTGGTTTACAGATGGACATTCCAGAGATTCCAGAGTTACTTATCGATAACACCGACCGTAACCGTACATCTCCTTTTGCCTTTACAGGTAACCGCTTTGAGTTCCGTGCAGTAGGTTCTGAGGCTAACTGTGCATCTGCAATGATTGTACTGAACACTGCTGTAGCAGAAGCTTTAGAGCGTTTCAGCGAGCGTGTTGACACCTTGGTTGCGAAAGGAGAAGACCTAACATCAGCAATCATCGATATCATTCGTGAAGATATCAAGACCTGTAAGCCTATCCACTTCGATGGAAACGGATATTCTGATAGCTGGAAAGAAGAAGCCAAGAAGCGTGGACTTGATTGCGAATCAAGTTGTCCTAAGTGCTTCGACCGCTACCTTGACGAAGATTCTATCAAGATGTTCGAGTCGATGAACGTGATGAAACGTAACGAGTTGGAGGCACGTAACGAGGTAAAATGGGAGACATACACCAAAAAGATACAAATCGAAGCACGTGTAATGGGCGATTTGGCGATGAATCATATCATCCCTGTGGCAACACATTACCAGAGTCAGTTAGCGAAGAATGTGCAGAATATGGTCAATATCTTCGGAGATGTAGAGGGTAAACAGCTCAGCGAGCGTAACATAAAGATTATACGTGAGATTGCTGAACGCACTAATATCATCGAGACTGGTGTTGAAGAACTTGTCAATGCACGTAAACAAGCCAACAAAATAGAAAGTCAACGCGAAAAAGCTATCGCTTATCATGATACTATCGCACCAAAGATGGAAGCCATCCGATATCAGATTGATAAATTAGAGTTAGTGGTCAGCGATGAGCTTTGGACACTTCCGAAGTATCGCGAACTGCTCTTTATCAGATAA
- a CDS encoding GNAT family N-acetyltransferase, with product MEEEIIQPISKELLKSELTPERMLRSTNKSHNEIYVVTAKIAPNVMKEIGRLREIAFRSAGGGTGKSMDVDEFDTMENCCRQLIVWNPEAEEIIGGYRYIFGSEWEIDKNGQPKVATSHMFHFSDKFMKEYAPYTVELGRSFVSLDYQNVRKNSKSIFALDNLWDGLGALTVLYPECKYFFGKMTMYPSYIRRGRDMILYFLKKYFDDKDDLIIPIKPLKIDTPTTELDALFQGNGFKEDYRILNREIRELGYNIPPLVNAYMNLSPTMKLFGTAINYGFGDVEETGILIAVDEIFEEKRVRHIESFVDEHPEALKFTSGANNVIYKEKEEH from the coding sequence ATGGAAGAAGAAATCATCCAACCCATTAGCAAGGAACTACTCAAGAGCGAGTTGACTCCTGAACGGATGCTTCGTTCGACGAACAAAAGTCACAATGAAATTTATGTTGTGACGGCTAAGATTGCGCCAAACGTGATGAAGGAGATTGGACGTCTGCGCGAAATAGCTTTTCGTTCGGCTGGGGGTGGTACGGGCAAATCGATGGATGTCGATGAGTTCGACACGATGGAGAATTGTTGTAGACAGTTGATTGTTTGGAACCCTGAAGCGGAAGAGATTATCGGTGGATATCGTTATATCTTTGGTAGCGAGTGGGAAATAGATAAAAACGGACAGCCAAAGGTCGCAACAAGTCATATGTTCCATTTCTCTGATAAGTTCATGAAGGAGTATGCTCCTTATACAGTTGAGCTTGGACGTTCTTTTGTTTCATTGGATTACCAGAACGTTCGTAAGAATTCTAAGAGCATCTTTGCGTTAGATAACCTTTGGGATGGACTTGGAGCGTTGACGGTGTTGTACCCTGAATGTAAGTATTTCTTCGGAAAGATGACCATGTATCCTTCTTATATCCGTCGTGGTAGGGATATGATTCTTTACTTTTTGAAGAAGTATTTTGATGATAAGGATGACCTTATTATACCGATTAAACCGTTAAAAATTGACACTCCAACCACTGAATTGGATGCTCTTTTCCAAGGAAATGGTTTTAAGGAGGACTATAGAATTTTAAATAGAGAGATACGTGAGTTGGGATATAACATCCCTCCTTTAGTGAATGCTTATATGAATCTTTCTCCAACGATGAAACTCTTCGGTACAGCTATTAACTATGGGTTTGGTGATGTAGAGGAAACTGGCATCCTTATAGCAGTTGATGAGATCTTCGAAGAGAAGCGTGTTCGTCATATTGAGAGCTTTGTAGATGAGCATCCAGAGGCACTGAAGTTCACAAGTGGTGCTAATAATGTTATCTATAAGGAGAAAGAAGAGCACTAA
- a CDS encoding FtsL-like putative cell division protein encodes MNDENDKKNPTLTEHPLTEDQTAFTEESINVTEPLVKAETIEDQQEATANNEVATPLTEEEEKRIEEEVEVEKIKAAIEEQAREDEQPQSSNFTLRKILGGDILSTRLLRNNIWLIITAVIFTIVYISNRYSVQKYLIEIDKLQKELEDAKYRALSSSSQLTEKTRESHILEILKTRKDSVLKMSDRPPYIIDVPEK; translated from the coding sequence ATGAATGACGAGAACGACAAGAAGAATCCAACGCTGACGGAGCATCCTCTCACAGAAGATCAGACTGCTTTCACTGAAGAGAGCATAAACGTCACAGAGCCACTCGTTAAGGCAGAGACTATAGAAGATCAACAAGAAGCTACTGCGAATAACGAGGTAGCAACACCACTAACGGAGGAGGAAGAAAAAAGAATAGAAGAAGAGGTTGAAGTAGAAAAGATTAAAGCAGCCATTGAGGAGCAAGCACGCGAAGATGAGCAACCACAATCATCAAACTTCACACTAAGAAAGATTCTTGGAGGTGACATCCTCTCTACGCGACTCCTACGTAATAACATCTGGTTGATTATCACCGCTGTGATTTTCACTATCGTCTACATATCAAATCGATACAGTGTACAGAAGTACCTCATTGAGATTGATAAGTTGCAAAAAGAGTTAGAGGACGCTAAGTATCGTGCGCTTTCAAGTAGTAGTCAACTCACAGAGAAGACACGTGAGAGCCATATACTTGAGATATTGAAAACAAGAAAGGACAGTGTACTGAAAATGTCTGACCGTCCACCTTATATTATAGATGTACCCGAGAAATAG